Proteins encoded together in one Juglans regia cultivar Chandler chromosome 9, Walnut 2.0, whole genome shotgun sequence window:
- the LOC108992281 gene encoding homeobox-leucine zipper protein MERISTEM L1-like isoform X2: MDGSGLSGSDDTRKTDDNDSMYVTEHENTDSETDSDSTDSGAHDLEDLNDVEESPLISREKMETEGGQLGFEPYEISKENGSSSQNNEGAGRSPRQSPDHQHYHSDCGSNSNAHIQRASDLLMAVSVSAEVNKMKITEVAVSAMEELAKKALAGAPLWQLQEDGKTEVLSDLEYMREFGHIDATLMDIMKMVEVGEPRRLPISLDTSTNSGSSFESEYRPILPQELLGPEPLHTEASRKTGLIRVNPLSIVELLMDLKQWSSVFANIVSKAMILGVLFSKGMEGNYDGTLQVMTAEFHLPSPLVPVRKSYFARYCKQLYPGTWGVVDVSVENLFPTPSIRFKRRPSGCLITETRNGFSKVIWVEHMEVDNVAVPNIFQPLVASGFAFGATRWVNTIARQYERFAALMARSTPADSGVLIPQAGRTSLVKLSERMMRNFCADISASTTNIWTPLHILPGADQDVRIMTKFNVDDPGKPPGASVAFATSIWLPGSPKFLFNFLRHESTRSKWDILSHGHTIREFAYVVNGENPGNRTSIMQVISSPVLYLQESYTDSTGSYVVYAPLDAYAISMVLSGGNPDHVVILPSGFAILPDKATLEGQDSSGSLLSVTFHIIDRASMDGYVPPESAHIMFKIIMETIVSIRAALTSNLPKN, translated from the exons ATGGATGGGTCTGGACTGTCTGGTAGTGATGATACTCGGAAGACCGATGACAATGACTCCATGTATGTTACGGAGCATGAGAACACTGATTCTGAGACGGATAGTGATAGTACCGACAGCGGTGCtcatgatcttgaagatttGAA TGATGTGGAAGAGTCTCCACTAATTTCAAGAGAGAAGATGGAGACTGAAGGCGGCCAATTAGGGTTTGAGCCTTATGAGATTTCAAAG GAAAATGGCAGCAGTTCACAAAACAATGAAGGTGCTGGTCGCTCCCCTCGACAATCACCTGATCATCAACATTACCACTCAGACTGTGGTTCAAACTCAAATGCTCACATTCAACGAGCAAGTGACCTTCTTATGGCAGTCTCAGTGTCTGCCGAGGTAAACAAGATGAAAATCACTGAGGTTGCTGTTTCTGCCATGGAAGAGTTAGCAAAAAAAGCCCTCGCTGGAGCACCTTTATGGCAGCTCCAAGAAGATGGAAAAACTGAGGTTCTGAGTGACTTAGAATACATGAGGGAATTCGGGCATATTGATGCCACATTGATGGATATAATGAAAATGGTTGAGGTCGGAGAACCCCGACGTCTGCCAATTAGTCTGGACACTAGTACCAATTCCGGGTCTTCATTTGAAAGTGAATACAGGCCGATTTTGCCTCAGGAATTACTAGGACCAGAACCTCTACACACTGAAGCTTCACGTAAAACTGGTCTTATTAGAGTAAATCCACTCAGCATTGTTGAATTGCTTATGGATTTG AAACAGTGGTCATCGGTGTTTGCCAATATCGTTTCCAAAGCAATGATACTTGGAGTATTATTCTCAAAAGGAATGGAAGGGAACTATGATGGAACGCTACAAGTG atGACAGCGGAATTTCATCTTCCATCTCCACTTGTTCCAGTTCGAAAGAGTTATTTTGCAAGGTACTGTAAACAGCTATATCCTGGAACCTGGGGAGTCGTTGATGTCTCTGTGGAAAACCTATTCCCTACTCCCTCAATAAGATTTAAAAGAAGACCATCAGGCTGCTTAATTACAGAAACGCGAAATGGATTCTCTAAG gtTATATGGGTTGAACATATGGAAGTGGACAATGTAGCGGTGCCCAACATTTTTCAGCCACTAGTCGCATCTGGTTTTGCATTTGGTGCAACACGTTGGGTTAACACTATTGCTCGACAATATGAACGGTTTGCAGCCCTAATGGCTAGAAGCACCCCAGCTGATTCTGGCG TACTAATACCACAAGCTGGGAGAACAAGTCTGGTGAAGCTGTCTGAGAGAATGATGAGAAACTTTTGTGCTGATATTAGTGCTTCCACAACAAACATATGGACGCCATTACATATACTTCCTGGTGCTGATCAAGATGTGAGGATCATGACCAAATTCAACGTAGATGATCCTGGAAAGCCTCCTGGTGCTTCGGTTGCTTTTGCTACTTCCATCTGGCTTCCTGGCTCGCCGaagtttttgttcaatttcCTTCGTCATGAGAGTACTCGAAGCAAG tgGGATATCCTTTCACATGGACACACAATCCGGGAGTTTGCATACGTCGTTAATGGAGAGAATCCAGGAAACCGCACTTCTATAATGCAAGTGATT TCGTCGCCTGTCCTGTATCTGCAAGAGAGCTACACAGACTCAACAGGCTCCTATGTAGTTTATGCACCACTCGATGCTTACGCCATTTCTATGGTCTTAAGTGGTGGAAACCCAGATCATGTGGTTATCTTGCCCTCAGGGTTTGCTATACTCCCTGATAAGGCCACATTGGAAGGACAGGACAGTAGTGGG
- the LOC108993539 gene encoding early nodulin-like protein 1, producing the protein MLFSLAMADNIFPSNNKKRALHVAGLVCLMLLMQMGDATQFKVGGSKGWTVPTDPNEVHYNQWAEKNRFQIGDSLLFVYPPDQDSVLHVKQEDYINCNIEAPIEKFSDGNTVVKLSQSGPFHFVSGNKDHCLKNEKLVVIVLAERSNQTRTGSPAPAPAGEESPSPPAGTVEINPAPAPVSEPPPPSGASSISISSISSLGAFTASSLLLLFSA; encoded by the exons atgcTTTTCTCTTTGGCAATGGCTGACAACATTTTCCCCTCAAATAACAAAAAGAGAGCATTGCATGTTGCGGGCCTCGTTTGTCTCATGCTGTTGATGCAGATGGGAGATGCGACTCAGTTCAAAGTTGGAGGCTCCAAGGGCTGGACTGTTCCAACTGATCCTAATGAAGTCCACTATAATCAATGGGCAGAGAAAAACCGGTTTCAAATTGGAGACTCCCTAC TGTTCGTGTATCCACCTGACCAAGACTCGGTGCTTCACGTAAAACAGGAAGACTACATCAATTGCAACATTGAAGCTCCCATCGAAAAATTCTCCGATGGCAATACTGTCGTCAAGCTAAGCCAATCTGGGCCTTTCCACTTCGTAAGCGGCAACAAGGATCACTGtctcaaaaatgaaaaactggTGGTGATTGTGCTGGCAGAAAGAAGCAACCAAACAAGGACAGGTTCTCCAGCTCCAGCACCTGCCGGGGAAGAGTCTCCGTCGCCACCCGCCGGGACAGTGGAAATAAACCCCGCTCCAGCTCCTGTCAGTGAACCTCCTCCTCCAAGTGGAGCTTCTTCAATCTCAATTAGCTCTATCAGTTCCCTTGGAGCATTCACTGCTTCATCTCTTCTTCTATTATTCTCTGCATGA
- the LOC108992273 gene encoding vascular-related unknown protein 4, protein MNKCSICSDQRRTSESPEESGWTMYLEDFSVKNSREQYSYCSSGFENSSLVSDAANNSLAGKRSERSERGGSLSMVKSRNRSSFKKRKTKGAFVDDHDALEDTASSPNLNSTTPAEEKAVRISGKIDERSSTEVVDFVERDCCDCAEILKKRGFCLVPFSRIMNYFG, encoded by the exons ATGAACAAGTGTTCCATTTGTTCTGATCAAAGAAGAACCTCTGAATCTCCAGAGGAGAGTGGTTGGACTATGTACTTGGAGGATTTCTCAGTCAAAAACAGCAGAGAACAATACAGTTATTGCTCGTCTGGTTTTGAAAACTCTTCTCTGGTTTCTGATGCTGCTAATAATTCTTTGGCCGGAAAAAGGTCTGAAAGGAGTGAACGAGGTGGAAGCTTGTCTATGGTTAAAAGTAGAAACAGATCGAGCTTCAAGAAGAGGAAAACAAAAGGAGCTTTTGTAGATGATCACGATGCTTTAGAAGATACTGCTAGTTCTCCTAATTTGAACAGTACCACTCCGGCCGAG GAGAAAGCTGTCCGCATTTCAGGAAAGATAGACGAGAGATCATCAACTGAAGTAGTGGATTTTGTTGAAAGAGATTGTTGCGACTGCGCAGAAATATTGAAGAAGAGGGGCTTTTGCTTAGTTCCTTTCTCTAGGATAATGAACTATTTTGGATGA
- the LOC108992281 gene encoding homeobox-leucine zipper protein MERISTEM L1-like isoform X1 → MDGSGLSGSDDTRKTDDNDSMYVTEHENTDSETDSDSTDSGAHDLEDLNDVEESPLISREKMETEGGQLGFEPYEISKLPQLQENGSSSQNNEGAGRSPRQSPDHQHYHSDCGSNSNAHIQRASDLLMAVSVSAEVNKMKITEVAVSAMEELAKKALAGAPLWQLQEDGKTEVLSDLEYMREFGHIDATLMDIMKMVEVGEPRRLPISLDTSTNSGSSFESEYRPILPQELLGPEPLHTEASRKTGLIRVNPLSIVELLMDLKQWSSVFANIVSKAMILGVLFSKGMEGNYDGTLQVMTAEFHLPSPLVPVRKSYFARYCKQLYPGTWGVVDVSVENLFPTPSIRFKRRPSGCLITETRNGFSKVIWVEHMEVDNVAVPNIFQPLVASGFAFGATRWVNTIARQYERFAALMARSTPADSGVLIPQAGRTSLVKLSERMMRNFCADISASTTNIWTPLHILPGADQDVRIMTKFNVDDPGKPPGASVAFATSIWLPGSPKFLFNFLRHESTRSKWDILSHGHTIREFAYVVNGENPGNRTSIMQVISSPVLYLQESYTDSTGSYVVYAPLDAYAISMVLSGGNPDHVVILPSGFAILPDKATLEGQDSSGSLLSVTFHIIDRASMDGYVPPESAHIMFKIIMETIVSIRAALTSNLPKN, encoded by the exons ATGGATGGGTCTGGACTGTCTGGTAGTGATGATACTCGGAAGACCGATGACAATGACTCCATGTATGTTACGGAGCATGAGAACACTGATTCTGAGACGGATAGTGATAGTACCGACAGCGGTGCtcatgatcttgaagatttGAA TGATGTGGAAGAGTCTCCACTAATTTCAAGAGAGAAGATGGAGACTGAAGGCGGCCAATTAGGGTTTGAGCCTTATGAGATTTCAAAG cTGCCCCAATTACAGGAAAATGGCAGCAGTTCACAAAACAATGAAGGTGCTGGTCGCTCCCCTCGACAATCACCTGATCATCAACATTACCACTCAGACTGTGGTTCAAACTCAAATGCTCACATTCAACGAGCAAGTGACCTTCTTATGGCAGTCTCAGTGTCTGCCGAGGTAAACAAGATGAAAATCACTGAGGTTGCTGTTTCTGCCATGGAAGAGTTAGCAAAAAAAGCCCTCGCTGGAGCACCTTTATGGCAGCTCCAAGAAGATGGAAAAACTGAGGTTCTGAGTGACTTAGAATACATGAGGGAATTCGGGCATATTGATGCCACATTGATGGATATAATGAAAATGGTTGAGGTCGGAGAACCCCGACGTCTGCCAATTAGTCTGGACACTAGTACCAATTCCGGGTCTTCATTTGAAAGTGAATACAGGCCGATTTTGCCTCAGGAATTACTAGGACCAGAACCTCTACACACTGAAGCTTCACGTAAAACTGGTCTTATTAGAGTAAATCCACTCAGCATTGTTGAATTGCTTATGGATTTG AAACAGTGGTCATCGGTGTTTGCCAATATCGTTTCCAAAGCAATGATACTTGGAGTATTATTCTCAAAAGGAATGGAAGGGAACTATGATGGAACGCTACAAGTG atGACAGCGGAATTTCATCTTCCATCTCCACTTGTTCCAGTTCGAAAGAGTTATTTTGCAAGGTACTGTAAACAGCTATATCCTGGAACCTGGGGAGTCGTTGATGTCTCTGTGGAAAACCTATTCCCTACTCCCTCAATAAGATTTAAAAGAAGACCATCAGGCTGCTTAATTACAGAAACGCGAAATGGATTCTCTAAG gtTATATGGGTTGAACATATGGAAGTGGACAATGTAGCGGTGCCCAACATTTTTCAGCCACTAGTCGCATCTGGTTTTGCATTTGGTGCAACACGTTGGGTTAACACTATTGCTCGACAATATGAACGGTTTGCAGCCCTAATGGCTAGAAGCACCCCAGCTGATTCTGGCG TACTAATACCACAAGCTGGGAGAACAAGTCTGGTGAAGCTGTCTGAGAGAATGATGAGAAACTTTTGTGCTGATATTAGTGCTTCCACAACAAACATATGGACGCCATTACATATACTTCCTGGTGCTGATCAAGATGTGAGGATCATGACCAAATTCAACGTAGATGATCCTGGAAAGCCTCCTGGTGCTTCGGTTGCTTTTGCTACTTCCATCTGGCTTCCTGGCTCGCCGaagtttttgttcaatttcCTTCGTCATGAGAGTACTCGAAGCAAG tgGGATATCCTTTCACATGGACACACAATCCGGGAGTTTGCATACGTCGTTAATGGAGAGAATCCAGGAAACCGCACTTCTATAATGCAAGTGATT TCGTCGCCTGTCCTGTATCTGCAAGAGAGCTACACAGACTCAACAGGCTCCTATGTAGTTTATGCACCACTCGATGCTTACGCCATTTCTATGGTCTTAAGTGGTGGAAACCCAGATCATGTGGTTATCTTGCCCTCAGGGTTTGCTATACTCCCTGATAAGGCCACATTGGAAGGACAGGACAGTAGTGGG